In Campylobacter vulpis, a genomic segment contains:
- the mutY gene encoding A/G-specific adenine glycosylase, translated as MQKEMIEKLQKNLLKWYENNGRKTLPWRNLQNDTNRAYKVYISEIMLQQTQVGVVLERFYFPFLQQFPTLLSLANAKEDALLKAWQGLGYYSRARNLKKAARQCVAEFEGLLPRKKDDLLKLCGVGAYTAGAVACFGYGACESFVDANISRILKRLFALQNPSQKELELKARLLLNKKEPFNHNQALLDVGALLCLSKNAKCKLCPLNAFCKGKNTPELYTKSPKKSYENLEFDLVFLEFGGKFALEKSTKKLYKGLYNFPFKEGLKPSDAVFLGEFKHTYTKYKLRIKIYHQILQKENVEFEFKSLEEIESLALSKLSLKALQIFKAQNAF; from the coding sequence ATGCAAAAAGAGATGATAGAAAAATTACAAAAAAATTTACTCAAATGGTATGAAAATAACGGACGCAAAACACTTCCTTGGCGGAATTTACAAAATGATACAAATAGGGCTTATAAGGTTTATATCAGCGAAATAATGCTTCAACAAACGCAAGTTGGGGTCGTTTTAGAGAGATTTTATTTCCCTTTTTTGCAACAATTCCCCACGCTTTTAAGCCTCGCAAATGCTAAAGAAGACGCACTTTTAAAGGCTTGGCAGGGACTTGGTTATTACTCAAGGGCTAGAAATTTAAAAAAGGCAGCAAGGCAGTGCGTGGCAGAATTTGAAGGGCTTTTACCGCGTAAAAAAGACGATTTGCTAAAATTGTGCGGAGTGGGAGCTTATACGGCTGGGGCGGTGGCTTGCTTTGGCTATGGTGCGTGTGAGAGCTTTGTCGATGCGAATATTAGCCGTATTTTAAAACGCCTTTTTGCCCTGCAAAATCCTAGTCAAAAGGAGCTTGAACTAAAGGCTAGACTTCTTTTAAACAAAAAAGAGCCTTTTAATCATAATCAAGCCTTGCTTGATGTGGGTGCTTTGCTTTGTCTGTCTAAAAATGCAAAATGTAAGCTTTGCCCCTTAAATGCTTTTTGTAAGGGTAAAAATACGCCTGAACTTTACACAAAAAGCCCTAAAAAATCCTACGAAAATTTAGAATTTGATTTAGTTTTTTTGGAATTTGGAGGTAAATTTGCCCTTGAAAAAAGCACAAAAAAGCTTTATAAGGGACTTTATAATTTTCCTTTTAAAGAGGGCTTAAAACCCTCGGACGCAGTGTTTTTAGGAGAATTTAAGCATACTTATACAAAATATAAATTAAGGATTAAAATTTATCATCAAATCTTACAAAAAGAAAATGTGGAATTTGAGTTTAAAAGCTTAGAAGAAATTGAAAGTTTAGCCCTTTCAAAGCTTTCTTTAAAGGCTTTGCAAATCTTTAAGGCTCAAAATGCGTTTTAA
- a CDS encoding manganese efflux pump MntP, whose translation MSFIELILLSCALAMDAFAVSLCKGFSARTLTLKHYLIVGIYFGGFQALMPALGFLVGVSFSSFIQKIDHWIAFVLLVFIGFKMMKEGFEKESCPSDDGFHFKTMLTLAIATSIDALAVGVSFAFLQVSLTLALFLIGGITFIFCVVALKIGKRFGVYLKSKAELLGGGVLILLGFKILISHLFWA comes from the coding sequence GTGAGTTTTATTGAGCTTATTTTACTTTCTTGTGCGTTGGCGATGGACGCTTTTGCCGTATCTTTATGCAAGGGCTTTAGTGCTAGAACTCTCACGCTAAAACATTATCTTATTGTTGGAATTTATTTTGGTGGATTTCAGGCTTTAATGCCCGCACTTGGTTTTTTAGTTGGTGTGAGTTTTAGTTCTTTTATTCAAAAAATTGACCATTGGATTGCTTTTGTTTTGCTTGTTTTTATTGGTTTTAAAATGATGAAGGAAGGTTTTGAAAAAGAAAGTTGCCCTAGTGATGATGGATTTCATTTTAAAACTATGCTTACTCTTGCTATTGCGACAAGTATCGACGCTTTAGCTGTTGGTGTGAGTTTTGCCTTTTTGCAAGTTTCTCTTACTCTTGCACTTTTTCTTATAGGTGGCATTACTTTCATCTTTTGCGTTGTTGCGTTGAAAATAGGCAAACGCTTTGGCGTTTATCTTAAAAGCAAAGCGGAATTATTAGGTGGAGGTGTGCTAATTTTACTTGGTTTTAAAATACTTATTTCGCATTTATTTTGGGCCTAA